One region of Clavibacter michiganensis subsp. tessellarius genomic DNA includes:
- a CDS encoding ATP-binding cassette domain-containing protein, which translates to MQPALDVRGLAIRIGGIPLVHGVDLRVGAGERVALVGASGSGKSLTAQAVLGTLPTGSAVDGVVELGGRAVRPGSPRQRLGRVAAVQQHSLAALNPLVTVGAQLVAALQAARARGSAADAGLLTRADARLEVMALLDEVGIEDPAGVLPAFAAELSGGQRQRACLALALLCDADLLLADEPTTALDVVTQARVVDVIRRRLDATGQALLFITHDLAVAAALCDRAVVLEHGRVVESASMRDLVRRPRHPYSRALVAAAGRREPARGDAHDDAPATTERSAVSAPLGAAAAR; encoded by the coding sequence ATGCAGCCCGCCCTCGACGTCCGCGGGCTCGCGATCCGCATCGGCGGGATCCCGCTCGTGCACGGCGTCGACCTCCGCGTGGGCGCGGGCGAGCGGGTCGCGCTCGTCGGCGCATCCGGCTCGGGCAAGTCGCTCACGGCGCAGGCCGTGCTCGGGACGCTGCCGACCGGATCCGCGGTCGACGGCGTCGTGGAGCTCGGCGGCCGCGCGGTGCGGCCCGGATCACCGCGACAGCGCCTCGGCCGCGTCGCCGCCGTGCAGCAGCACTCCCTCGCCGCGCTCAATCCGCTCGTCACGGTGGGCGCGCAGCTCGTGGCGGCGCTGCAGGCGGCGCGGGCGCGCGGATCCGCCGCGGACGCGGGCCTCCTCACCCGCGCCGACGCCCGCCTCGAGGTCATGGCCCTGCTCGACGAGGTGGGCATCGAGGATCCCGCGGGCGTCCTCCCCGCCTTCGCCGCCGAACTCTCGGGCGGCCAGCGCCAGCGCGCCTGCCTCGCGCTCGCCCTCCTGTGCGACGCCGACCTCCTGCTCGCCGACGAGCCCACCACCGCGCTCGACGTCGTGACCCAGGCGCGGGTGGTCGACGTGATCCGCCGCCGCCTCGACGCGACCGGCCAGGCGCTCCTCTTCATCACGCACGACCTCGCCGTGGCCGCCGCGCTCTGCGACCGGGCGGTCGTGCTCGAGCACGGCCGCGTCGTGGAGTCCGCGTCGATGCGCGACCTCGTGCGGCGGCCGCGGCACCCCTACAGCCGGGCGCTCGTGGCGGCGGCGGGGCGCCGCGAGCCGGCTCGCGGGGATGCGCACGACGATGCGCCGGCGACGACGGAGCGCTCCGCGGTCTCGGCCCCGCTCGGCGCGGCGGCGGCGCGGTGA
- the ribH gene encoding 6,7-dimethyl-8-ribityllumazine synthase — protein sequence MSGHGAPEIDPTALDGRGLSVTVVAGRWHDEISAGLLAGAQRVLDAAGVTTTVIRVPGSFELPVVARAALDAGADAVVALGVIIRGGTPHFEYVSDAATSGLTQASLLTGKPIGFGLLTLDDEQQGIDRAGLPGSKEDKGAEAAEAAVTTALLLKGIRGA from the coding sequence ATGAGCGGACACGGAGCACCCGAGATCGACCCCACCGCGCTCGACGGACGGGGGCTGTCCGTCACGGTCGTCGCCGGACGCTGGCACGACGAGATCAGCGCGGGCCTCCTCGCGGGCGCGCAGCGCGTGCTCGACGCGGCGGGCGTCACCACCACGGTGATCCGCGTGCCCGGCAGCTTCGAGCTGCCCGTCGTGGCGCGCGCGGCGCTCGACGCGGGGGCCGACGCGGTCGTCGCGCTCGGCGTGATCATCCGCGGCGGCACCCCGCACTTCGAGTACGTCTCCGACGCGGCGACCTCGGGCCTCACGCAGGCCTCGCTCCTCACGGGCAAGCCGATCGGGTTCGGGCTGCTCACGCTCGACGACGAGCAGCAGGGCATCGACCGCGCGGGGCTCCCGGGTTCGAAGGAGGACAAGGGCGCCGAGGCGGCGGAGGCCGCGGTGACCACCGCGCTCCTGCTCAAGGGCATCCGCGGCGCCTGA
- the ribA gene encoding GTP cyclohydrolase II produces MSLAAIPAALRELRAGRPVIVVDDEGRENEGDVLLAAESASPEWVAWLVRHSSGFICAPMTNEIADRLELPLMVADNRDPRGTAYTVSVDAADRLSTGISASDRAHTLRVLADLGSVPTSLHRPGHILPLRAVDGGVRERDGHTEAAVDLLTLAGLTPVGAISEIVQDDGEMMRLPGLLALGEREGVLVVTIEALKEHLEEFHCDRPLEPAVAIPEASRVIFEVETTVPTTHGTFRLRAYRDRTTGADHVAVVSGDPTAHGTLVRVHSECLTGEALGSLKCECGPQLDAALDEIADAGGVVVYLRGHEGRGIGLVNKLRAYRLQEDGLDTLDANVALGLPADARDYGAASAILQDMGVEDVRLLTNNPEKVRQLEAHGVRVTERVPLVVGVNATNSGYLETKRDRMGHRLVLDTDMHIGPDAYPDAEAPDGLTTTTASPQEETA; encoded by the coding sequence GTGAGCCTCGCCGCCATCCCCGCCGCGCTGCGGGAGCTGCGCGCCGGCCGGCCCGTCATCGTCGTCGACGACGAGGGCCGCGAGAACGAGGGCGACGTGCTGCTCGCCGCCGAGTCCGCCTCGCCCGAGTGGGTGGCCTGGCTCGTGAGGCACTCCTCGGGCTTCATCTGCGCGCCCATGACGAACGAGATCGCCGACCGGCTGGAGCTGCCGCTCATGGTGGCCGACAACCGGGATCCGCGCGGCACCGCGTACACGGTCTCGGTCGACGCGGCCGACCGGCTCTCGACGGGGATCAGCGCGTCCGACCGCGCCCACACCCTGCGCGTGCTCGCCGACCTCGGCAGCGTGCCGACGAGCCTGCACCGGCCCGGCCACATCCTCCCGCTGCGGGCGGTGGACGGCGGCGTGCGCGAGCGCGACGGCCACACCGAGGCCGCGGTCGACCTGCTCACGCTCGCGGGCCTCACGCCCGTCGGCGCGATCAGCGAGATCGTGCAGGACGACGGCGAGATGATGCGCCTGCCCGGCCTCCTCGCCCTCGGCGAGCGCGAGGGCGTGCTCGTGGTGACCATCGAGGCGCTCAAGGAGCACCTCGAGGAGTTCCACTGCGACCGCCCGCTCGAGCCCGCGGTCGCCATCCCCGAGGCGTCGCGCGTCATCTTCGAGGTCGAGACCACGGTGCCCACGACGCACGGCACGTTCCGGCTGCGCGCCTACCGCGACCGCACGACGGGCGCCGACCACGTGGCCGTCGTCTCCGGCGATCCGACCGCGCACGGCACGCTCGTGCGCGTGCACTCGGAGTGCCTGACGGGCGAGGCCCTCGGATCCCTGAAGTGCGAGTGCGGCCCGCAGCTCGACGCCGCGCTCGACGAGATCGCGGACGCCGGCGGCGTGGTCGTGTACCTGCGCGGGCACGAGGGGCGCGGCATCGGCCTCGTGAACAAGCTGCGCGCCTACCGGCTGCAGGAGGACGGCCTCGACACGCTCGACGCGAACGTGGCCCTCGGGCTCCCCGCGGACGCGCGCGACTACGGCGCGGCGTCGGCGATCCTCCAGGACATGGGCGTCGAGGACGTGCGCCTGCTCACCAACAACCCCGAGAAGGTGCGGCAGCTCGAGGCGCACGGCGTCCGCGTGACCGAGCGCGTGCCGCTCGTCGTGGGCGTGAACGCCACCAACTCCGGGTACCTGGAGACCAAGCGCGACCGGATGGGGCACCGCCTGGTGCTCGACACCGACATGCACATCGGCCCGGACGCCTACCCGGACGCCGAGGCGCCCGACGGCCTGACCACCACGACCGCATCACCCCAGGAGGAGACCGCATGA
- a CDS encoding riboflavin synthase produces the protein MFTGIIEERGRVLALDAEGDSARITVEAPLAVSDARHGDSISVDGVCLTVVAQTPEGFTADVMRQTLVMSSLGRLGVGDRVNLERAARVGDRLGGHIVQGHVDGTGRLLATTPGEAWRILRFSLPAELSPLVVDRGSITVQGVSLTVSAVSPTDVPADGAWFEVSLIPETLSATTLGALELGDEVNLETDVLARHVQRMLALDARDRDAAPAAAPADAAAATEEARS, from the coding sequence ATGTTCACAGGGATCATCGAGGAGCGCGGACGCGTCCTCGCGCTCGACGCCGAGGGCGACTCCGCCCGGATCACGGTCGAGGCGCCGCTCGCGGTGTCCGACGCCCGGCACGGCGACTCCATCAGCGTCGACGGCGTGTGCCTCACGGTCGTCGCGCAGACGCCCGAGGGGTTCACGGCCGACGTCATGCGGCAGACGCTCGTGATGAGCTCGCTCGGCCGGCTCGGCGTGGGCGACCGCGTCAACCTCGAGCGCGCCGCGCGCGTGGGCGATCGGCTCGGCGGCCACATCGTGCAGGGCCACGTCGACGGCACGGGCCGCCTGCTCGCGACCACGCCGGGCGAGGCATGGCGGATCCTCCGCTTCTCGCTGCCCGCCGAGCTGTCGCCGCTCGTGGTGGACCGCGGATCCATCACGGTGCAGGGCGTGAGCCTCACCGTGAGCGCGGTCAGCCCGACCGACGTGCCCGCGGACGGCGCCTGGTTCGAGGTGTCGCTCATCCCCGAGACGCTCTCCGCGACAACGCTCGGCGCGCTCGAGCTCGGCGACGAGGTCAACCTGGAGACCGACGTGCTCGCCCGGCACGTGCAGCGGATGCTCGCGCTCGACGCCCGCGACCGCGACGCCGCGCCCGCCGCCGCGCCTGCCGACGCCGCCGCCGCCACCGAGGAGGCCCGCTCGTGA
- the ribD gene encoding bifunctional diaminohydroxyphosphoribosylaminopyrimidine deaminase/5-amino-6-(5-phosphoribosylamino)uracil reductase RibD, with protein sequence MHDDPTAPAAHALASGDPALARAMRRGLELAAEGPAWGPNPRVGCVILDADGRVIAEGRHRGAGSAHAEVDALRQLPAGGARGATAVVTLEPCNHTGRTGPCAAALVEAGVARVAYAVADPGAESAGGAARLRAAGVDVVPGVLAEEAAAFLRVWLGSASLGRPFVTAKWASSLDGRIAAADGTSRWITGPAARHDVHRRRAEADAILVGTGTVLADDPALTARRPDGIPYPHQPAPVVLGDRAIPDDAAVHRHPRRLIRIAGHDPAEALAELGRRGIRHVFVEGGPTIVSALVAAGLVDEVVAYLAPVLLGGPRTATGDLGVPSMPAAHRLTLISTTRLGDDLLVTARPTTEGQ encoded by the coding sequence ATGCACGACGACCCGACGGCACCCGCGGCGCACGCCCTCGCGTCCGGCGATCCCGCGCTCGCGCGCGCCATGCGCCGCGGCCTCGAGCTCGCCGCCGAGGGTCCTGCCTGGGGGCCGAACCCGCGCGTCGGCTGCGTGATCCTCGACGCCGACGGCCGCGTGATCGCGGAAGGCCGCCACCGCGGCGCCGGATCCGCCCACGCCGAGGTCGACGCGCTCCGGCAGCTGCCCGCGGGCGGGGCGCGCGGGGCCACCGCCGTCGTCACGCTGGAGCCCTGCAACCACACCGGCCGCACGGGGCCGTGCGCCGCCGCGCTGGTCGAGGCCGGCGTCGCGCGCGTCGCGTACGCGGTGGCCGACCCCGGCGCCGAGTCCGCGGGCGGCGCCGCCCGGCTGCGCGCCGCGGGCGTCGACGTCGTGCCGGGCGTGCTCGCCGAGGAGGCCGCGGCGTTCCTGCGGGTGTGGCTCGGATCCGCCTCCCTCGGCCGCCCGTTCGTCACCGCGAAGTGGGCCTCCAGCCTCGACGGCCGCATCGCCGCCGCCGACGGCACCAGCCGGTGGATCACGGGACCCGCCGCGCGCCACGACGTGCACCGCCGTCGCGCGGAGGCCGACGCGATCCTCGTGGGCACGGGCACCGTGCTCGCCGACGACCCCGCGCTCACCGCCCGCCGGCCCGACGGGATCCCGTACCCGCACCAGCCCGCGCCCGTCGTGCTCGGCGACCGCGCGATCCCCGACGACGCGGCCGTGCACCGGCACCCGCGCCGGCTCATCCGCATCGCGGGCCACGACCCGGCCGAGGCCCTCGCGGAGCTCGGCCGACGCGGGATCCGGCACGTGTTCGTGGAGGGCGGCCCCACGATCGTCTCCGCGCTCGTCGCCGCCGGGCTCGTGGACGAAGTGGTCGCCTACCTCGCGCCCGTGCTCCTCGGCGGCCCCCGCACCGCGACCGGCGACCTCGGCGTGCCGAGCATGCCGGCCGCCCACCGACTCACCCTCATCAGCACGACGCGGCTCGGGGACGACCTCCTCGTGACCGCGCGACCCACCACGGAAGGCCAGTGA
- a CDS encoding HAD family hydrolase gives MTLRLVLLDLDDTLVDHRGAVADGIAAHLAARGLLDASDPAAVAEAVALWVALEEEHYHRYLAGELDYQGQRRARVRGFLRARGSADADALAHDDAATDAWFGGYLAGYEASWRALPGAHEALDEMARRHSGVRFGIVTNGERSQQEPKIAAAGLTDRLSPVVCSGDLGFTKPDPRIFLLACREAGVDPSQAVMVGDRLRTDALGAAEAGLAGAVWLDPDAGSGDPARDPAGDAERGWPDVPAEDRERAERAGIVRITALGELADAVDALTGA, from the coding sequence ATGACCCTGCGGCTGGTCCTGCTCGACCTCGACGACACGCTGGTGGACCACCGCGGCGCCGTGGCCGACGGGATCGCCGCGCACCTCGCCGCGCGGGGGCTGCTGGACGCATCCGACCCGGCGGCGGTCGCCGAGGCCGTCGCGCTGTGGGTCGCGCTCGAGGAGGAGCACTACCACCGGTACCTCGCGGGCGAGCTCGACTACCAGGGGCAGCGGCGGGCGCGCGTGCGCGGGTTCCTCCGGGCGCGCGGATCCGCCGACGCCGACGCCCTCGCGCACGACGACGCCGCGACGGACGCCTGGTTCGGCGGCTACCTCGCGGGCTACGAGGCGTCGTGGCGCGCGCTGCCGGGCGCGCACGAGGCCCTCGACGAGATGGCGCGGCGGCACTCGGGCGTGCGGTTCGGGATCGTGACGAACGGCGAGCGCAGCCAGCAGGAGCCGAAGATCGCCGCGGCGGGGCTCACCGACCGCCTCTCCCCCGTCGTCTGCTCGGGCGACCTGGGCTTCACGAAGCCGGACCCGCGGATCTTCCTGCTCGCGTGCCGGGAGGCGGGGGTCGACCCGTCCCAGGCCGTCATGGTGGGCGACCGGCTCCGCACCGACGCGCTCGGCGCGGCGGAGGCGGGCCTCGCGGGCGCCGTCTGGCTCGATCCCGACGCCGGCTCCGGGGATCCGGCGCGCGACCCCGCGGGCGATGCCGAGCGCGGCTGGCCCGACGTGCCCGCGGAGGACCGCGAGCGGGCCGAGCGCGCCGGCATCGTGCGCATCACCGCGCTCGGTGAGCTCGCCGACGCCGTGGACGCGCTGACCGGCGCCTGA
- the trpS gene encoding tryptophan--tRNA ligase, protein MTARPVLFSGMQPSADSLQIGNYIGALLQWKELQTTHDAVFCVVDLHAITVPQDPAALRASTRRTAAQYIAAGIDPAVSTLFVQSHVSAHTELAWILNTLTGFGEASRMTQFKDKSQKQGQDATTLGLFAYPTLMAADILLYGTEVVPVGDDQKQHVELTRDLAKRFNSRFGDVFRIPEPMIQKDTARIYDLQDPTSKMSKSAASDAGVVWLLDEPARTAKKIRSAVTDTEREIRFDRGGKPGVSNLLTILSAFEGTAVPALEERYAGRGYGDLKKDVAEVVTGVFEPIRARTLELLDDPAELDRVLAGNAARAEERADAMLARVYDAVGLVRRAGR, encoded by the coding sequence ATGACCGCTCGCCCCGTCCTCTTCTCCGGCATGCAGCCGTCCGCCGACTCGCTGCAGATCGGCAACTACATCGGCGCGCTCCTCCAGTGGAAGGAGCTGCAGACCACGCACGACGCCGTGTTCTGCGTCGTCGACCTGCACGCCATCACCGTCCCGCAGGATCCGGCCGCCCTCCGCGCGAGCACCCGGCGCACGGCCGCGCAGTACATCGCGGCGGGCATCGACCCGGCCGTCTCCACGCTCTTCGTGCAGTCGCACGTGTCGGCGCACACCGAGCTGGCGTGGATCCTCAACACGCTCACCGGCTTCGGCGAGGCCAGCCGGATGACCCAGTTCAAGGACAAGTCGCAGAAGCAGGGCCAGGACGCGACGACGCTCGGGCTGTTCGCCTACCCGACCCTCATGGCGGCGGACATCCTGCTCTACGGCACCGAGGTGGTCCCCGTCGGCGACGACCAGAAGCAGCACGTGGAGCTCACGCGCGACCTCGCGAAGCGGTTCAACTCGCGGTTCGGCGACGTGTTCCGGATCCCGGAGCCCATGATCCAGAAGGACACGGCCCGCATCTACGACCTGCAGGACCCCACCTCGAAGATGAGCAAGTCCGCCGCGAGCGACGCGGGCGTGGTGTGGCTGCTGGACGAGCCCGCGAGGACGGCCAAGAAGATCCGCTCGGCCGTCACCGACACCGAGCGCGAGATCCGGTTCGACCGCGGCGGGAAGCCCGGCGTCTCCAACCTGCTGACGATCCTGTCGGCCTTCGAGGGCACGGCCGTCCCGGCGCTCGAGGAGCGGTACGCCGGCCGCGGCTACGGCGACCTCAAGAAGGACGTGGCCGAGGTGGTCACGGGCGTCTTCGAGCCGATCCGCGCCCGGACGCTCGAGCTGCTCGACGACCCGGCCGAGCTCGACCGCGTGCTCGCCGGCAACGCCGCGCGGGCCGAGGAGCGGGCGGACGCCATGCTCGCCCGCGTGTACGACGCGGTCGGCCTCGTGCGGCGCGCCGGCCGATGA